The Coffea arabica cultivar ET-39 chromosome 1e, Coffea Arabica ET-39 HiFi, whole genome shotgun sequence genome has a window encoding:
- the LOC113702899 gene encoding uncharacterized protein isoform X1, with product MKLSVVFKSLRSYPALRVVTGPLQSRAFQPDFIPRDPKSKPVRHKYPAFYDPYGPRPPPLDKIIRLAEQIAALSPEERNVIGPTLRDRLRHPKIQPVLVEGMDLGPQGGSGVGSSKAEEKKVEKTAFDVKLEKFDAAAKIKVIKEVRAFTNLGLKEAKDLVEKVPVLIKQGITKEEANDIIEKIKAVGGVAVME from the coding sequence ATGAAGCTTTCTGTAGTTTTCAAATCCTTGCGTAGCTATCCCGCTCTTCGTGTGGTTACCGGCCCTCTACAGTCTCGTGCATTTCAGCCTGATTTCATTCCCAGGGATCCCAAATCGAAGCCCGTAAGACACAAGTATCCTGCTTTCTATGATCCTTATGGCCCTAGACCCCCACCTTTAGATAAGATCATTCGGCTTGCAGAACAGATTGCGGCCCTGTCTCCTGAAGAGCGTAATGTGATTGGTCCCACACTTAGAGACAGACTAAGGCATCCTAAGATTCAACCAGTTTTAGTGGAGGGCATGGACTTGGGTCCTCAGGGAGGGTCTGGCGTTGGGTCTTCAAAGGCTGAGGAGAAGAAGGTAGAAAAAACTGCATTTGATGTCAAGTTAGAAAAGTTTGATGCTGCTGCAAAAATTAAGGTGATCAAAGAGGTTCGTGCTTTCACAAATTTGGGGTTGAAGGAAGCCAAAGATTTAGTTGAGAAAGTACCAGTTTTAATTAAGCAAGGTATCACTAAAGAAGAGGCAAATGATATTATAGAGAAAATCAAGGCTGTAGGGGGAGTTGCTGTTATGGAGTAG
- the LOC113702899 gene encoding uncharacterized protein isoform X2, with amino-acid sequence MAFGARNEQEVRGIVNPRTDKRDYRRIVLHNALEVLLISYPETDKVLLVIQKVLKASRIFLVYAAATVFLVPFLERKGNFLRGIGCGRVNKQNPVSLGERSSLLQACTSTFEKMVWTYKPKM; translated from the exons ATGGCGTTTGGAGCCAGGAACGAGCAGGAAGTCAGAGGGATCGTGAATCCTCGCACCGACAAAAGAGACTACCGAAGAATCGTTCTTCACAACGCTCTCGAGGTCCTCCTCATCAGCTATCCAGAAACTGATAAG GTTCTTTTAGTGATCCAGAAGGTCTTGAAGGCCTCGCGCATTTTCTTG GTCTATGCAGCTGCTACTGTCTTTCTTGTACCATTTTTGGAGAGGAAAGGAAATTTCCTGAG AGGAATAGGATGTGGAAGAGTAAATAAACAGAACCCAGTGAGTTTGGGAGAACGAAGTAGCTTGCTCCAAGCCTGTACATCTACTTTTGAGAAG ATGGTTTGGACTTATAAACCCAAGATGTAG
- the LOC113702899 gene encoding uncharacterized protein isoform X3, with amino-acid sequence MSFSCLQDNSIFAWLINCLKAEFWFSEGHSQKLICVAEALPLGDASVDAVVATLVLCSVKDVDLALQVSENQRLLLQPWIRDLKCSICLEFRWQGSFDFDAQS; translated from the exons ATGTCTTTTTCATGTCTGCAAGATAACAGTATCTTTGCATGGCTGATTAACTGTTTGAAAGctgaattttggttttcagaAGGCCACAGCCAAAAGCTAATTTGT GTTGCAGAGGCTCTGCCCCTTGGTGATGCATCTGTGGATGCTGTAGTGGCCACACTTGTCCTATGTTCTGTCAAAGATGTTGACTTGGCGCTGCAAG TTTCAGAGAATCAACGACTGTTACTGCAGCCATGGATTAGAG ATTTAAAATGCTCGATTTGCCTAGAGTTCAGGTGGCAAGGAAGCTTTGATTTTGATGCCCAGAGTTAG